The sequence tataaaaattaatcatGTGTAGTAATTTTTGTATCGTCTTTTCCGATGGTAAGAAATAAGAACTCAAAAGGAACTAATATTTTTGTTTAACAATAAGCGCGTGCAAAGAAGTTGCATGACCCTCAAATATTATACGACACAACAATAATATATAACACAGTAAAAAATTGCGAATAAAACATGTCAGTTGAATGGACAAAGTAAAGCCCCACCTGCTCAGAGACATGATGCATGTCACGCTTTTGTACTTTTCCATTATAATACTATTATCATTTAATAATATTcgtaaattaataaaataatagtttttcaaaaaaatttctataTGAATTATGTCAAtttcataaattaatatttttttaaaattataactGTATTTAGGAAAATTTAGTAAAATGTGATTATATTGTTGTTTGGTTatataaaattgaaatttattgttgtttggttttataagatgaattttatttgattaatcatTATAGAGAATATAATTTGATCGTTAAAAACGATGAAGATCACtcacttatttttaaatgtattttttttatgtacaGTGAATCTTTTTATAAAGTATTTCAAACAATATAATTACATACATGGGTGAAATTGTCACACATGATATCAATCCGTGTATTTTCGCAAGGGCACATGATATTGTCAAAAAAGGACTTGGATTAGATATTTAACTTTTGGATTTTGTCGATGCGATTCTATTGACAATCCAACAAAACATTTTGCTATATTCATGTCACGTGTCtttctaaaaaaatagaaaGATAAATTAGAAGTTATATATGACAATTCAGTAGTTTAATTCCAACTCACattcatattaaaattattggTAAAATAATCTAGACGGAAATAACACTAAAAATttgttccaaaaaaaaaataaaatgaattttacCTATGCTTTAAGATGATAAAAATCGTTCACAAAATGAAAATGGAGGTAGAGggaattaatttataaaaataaaaaaatttgtacaaAGCAAAACACAATCACACAAAAAGGTAACAAGTAGCCACTATGTATGTAGCAGACTCTGTTCCTCTGCTTTCTTACACTTCTCTTCTCCCTTTTTTCCCCCTTTACTTTCTttcgttaattaatttttgtttgtttATTGTTTTCCCTCATTAGAATAAATGATATTGTTCTTAGTTCTATTAGGAGAGAAATTTTGGGATTAAATAATGccgtcaattttttttattttaaaaaaatgaaactcTTCTCAAATATGCATTTGAGCAGGTTGttattactttttttaaaaaaaataaaagtaactCTAGTCAAATATACACTTGAGCgagttgttattttttttaaaaaaaaattgttcaaaatcattttattaaatatacacATTCTCGTTGTCTCGAATCCAATTAATTTTACGAGATAAATGTAAGATGAGCCCTGTTTTAGATAACATCTGAAATGGAAAGAAATTTGACCAACACAAACCATATTCACCCAATATAAATTCTATGAATATCACTCGAAATGGCAAATATCAtgaaaagaaaaacataaaTCCGACTTTTGTTATGATCCATCGAGTGAATTACATTCGATGGATGTGGATCGTTCATGATCCCACACAATTGTATGAGACTCGGCCTCCATGAACATAGATGATGCACGAGATGAAATCCACCCGGTCCAACATAAAAAGAGCCCATAAATTCTCTTATTTACTATGTATGAATGGCTGAATTTTCATGCGTAAGCAAGTGGGGCACAATTCCTATGATATAAATGAAGTGACATAATAGTTGGAGAAATGGCTTAGGCCCTGACAAAATAATTTTCCTGTATTTCGGGCTTCTTTCACGAGTCTTCCTCCTCTgtctataataatattattactttTCTCCTCATATTTCACGCACTGAAACCCACACAATACAGGAATTTCGAAGATCAAAATCATGAGTAGCAGATATGATCATCATCAAAGCTTTCCCCTCCAAAAACCCATCTTCTTGCCCATCATTTGCCGTTTGTCCATCAAAGACGTCGAGCCCAACCACCACCACCGCAGACGCCGGATTCCGTCGCTCGACGTACCCTCTTCCCCCAGAGTCAGTTGCATCGGCCAAGTCAAAAGAGACAACAGAATCACcgccgtcgctgccccaccacCGCCACCGCCCACGGCCAACCACCACAAACACAAGTCGAGAAAACCGCGTTCCCTTTTGCTCCAGACCACCAACGGTGGCGCCGGTGGTGGGGTCAGCGGGAGCTGCAGAACCAGTAGAGAAGAGATCACGCTTGCTGATTATAACTCGAGAAGACTAAAGTCGGCGCATGGTACTGATCATCGTGACCATCGTCGAGATTGTGCGAAGGTGGTGGTGGATATAGGTGAACTTGATCCGCCGCTTCCGGTGGTGAAGATGGTGGCGCCACCACGTGATGAGGTGAATCTCTGGCGGAGGAGGTGTTTAAGAGGGGCGGCGGAGCTGAAAAGCTTGCAGATTAAACAAGAACATTTGCCCAACATCATTAATTCCGAACCACCGCCCACTGTTTGAAATTAATATTAATGGATTCTCCTAAGCTATCTTCGTCTTCTTGCTTGTACACTTTACTGATCGTAAATGAATTAGAATTGTTGATTCTTTTTTTCTCCATTTTTGTGCCTTTTTTCACACGACAATTTGAGAACGATGGTGGTCATGCTTCCCATAATCACACATTTCAAtatgtaaattttaatattttttttatggctTCAATATGTAAATTTTGAGTAGATATATATGCACAacgttttaattgcttttatgctctccataaaaaaattattaaaattgttaaaaaaattataggattaaaattgatatttaATAACAGAGAGGATTATAATCacaaagaataaataaaaaatacagtTTTGTTTTAGTGTAGAATTCAAAGTGTAAAAGCTTGGGGAAACACAACATTTATGTACCAATTGCCTTTGACAAGCAAAAGGTTATTTCTAATCCATACATAATTATTAAAACATGAACTTCGAAAAAAGGATTTATGTATTTCAAACAATATGATTGGAAATAGCAAGAACGTATGTTATATACATATTGGATTGTGCCAAActaataaaaaatgatttttagaaaaaattaaattttagtgTATGTTGAACGAGAATTGAACCAAAATATAATGCCGTGTgtgtggtatgagaatttggTCCAAACCCAACTTTACTTTTATACATCATTATCACAGTGCACGCGTCCAAGCACGTAATGAAACTCGTGTTTATGGAATTGGTGGCGGGGCACACGGCTTCAAATTAGCTTAATCTTTAGacttatataatataaataataataattaattagataTTAAATTATCTTCAGTTGAAGTTTAACTAATTTTGTTGTTAGGTCATATTCTTGACTAATAATCAAGTAGCTAGCTCAAGTCAATGGTATTGTTAGCCAATCTAACTAACAAAATCAGAAACTTATCAAGATCTGAACTTGATTCTTCCACATAAAGCGCCGTATTAacaaattcttcaacaaaacTAATTCTGAAGTTATTATAACAAAAAGATGtgtattaaaataattaaaacattaatttcattaaaaataaaaatttatgaacTCAGTCGTCTATATTTGtacaaattaattttaattaatgctatagttttgtgtgtgtgtgtgtgtgtgtgtgtgtgtgttgacATTAAATGTCaaataaaaatagaatttaaaatttgaaaaaaaaaaaaaataagaatagcTGTAAAAAAAATTACCCGCTAATGGTTAAATAAAATGTGATCAATAATTTATTAAAACTGTGGAGTGCATTTTGGGGGGAAATTAAAAATTCTgataaatcattttttttttttttgttaaaaggacTAGAGTTGTTATTTTGGGGGAAAATTTTTTGGTGTTCTCTGGATATGAAAATCTAGGCACTTTTCCCGAAgctttatgattttttttttttattttgtgaaaTCATAGATATAATTCAGATAATAAGTCATGAATCACACCAAAGCGAATAAATAGTGAGATTGCATCACAAAAATAAACATTGTAATCCGTATTCGGACTTTGACGAGCTAGAAGATGAGCTACATGATTCGCGCTTCGTCAACCATGGTTGATAACAACTGATGGAGTTCAAGAATAAAAGATGCAATGTACACAACTGATTTCCAAAAACAGTAGTTAGAATTTGGAGAGGCCTGCTGTATTTCAATGTCAGGCTACATGTTACATTGTACAACAAATTCTAGTAACAGTGTCTAACACGAGTTTCTACATACAGGTTCGAGAAACGAGCTGAGGTGTGCGATTGATGGTGAGAGAAAGAAGAGTGCCTAGCTAGGTAAGAGCTAAGATCAGGCCTGCTCTTTGTAAGGAGTCCAAATCAATTTACTGGCATCAACTTCAAGGCCACCACGGCCCGCGGCTTTAAGATGACGATCCAGGATCTTAGGATCCGCACATATGACATGTTGCCCTTTACGGTATTGAATCAACTCCAAGTTTTGTAGAGTGGTTAAAATGTCCTCTGCCTTGATTGCTGTCATGTCACTGAGCTCCTGGAAACGAGCAATTGAAACAAAGTTGAGGTTTTACCAAAACACTTAAAGCAATGCACGACTTGGATCAGAACACCAAGTATTACTTTTAAACCAAACTGAATCGTGAACGAGTGGTGATGATGTCGCAGTCAAAATACGCACGTGTCGACAAAACTAAAGATACAAAATCCAAAGCGTATTTATGTTCACATAAATACAGATGATAACGATGAGCGTTAATGCAAACCTTAATGGAGATATTGCCTTTATGCTTTTTCAGTATATCCAGAAGAATTCGTGTCCAATATCCTCGATAACTCAAAAGTCCCAGGTCTGAGAGGGGTCGTTCTGGTGTTCCAACTTTAACTTCCTTCTTTGAAAGCTCATACGCTGCCAATTGGTTACAATCAGTGATTGAATTTTTGTACAAATAAGAAGGCAGAGAATTCGGAGCAGGACCAAAAGCTACATTGTCCAACTGTAAACATCGTTGAAAAGATCTTATGAACACGTAATGGGGATCTACCCCTAAAACTTGACAGcccatgagaaaaaaaaatgtggaaTACAAGTTAGCTTCCCTATAAACACTCAATCAAAAATGCAAGAAAAGAGAAAGGAAACACCATTCTAGAAAAGTTTGAAGACAAAGCTTCGTCAATTGCAAGAATGCAATACAAGGTTATTTTGGGATATTTCAGAGTATTTATTAGAACTATAACTAAGGTAAGCAAAGAACATAAGAGAGGATAATAGAAAATCAGCTTACAAAACGCAATGAGGAATTTTCCATAGCCTTTTCTCTGATAAGGAGGAAGAGTGAGAATGCAAGCTAAATTGTAGGACTCCTCTGAATGTTTCTCCTGCACATCAGGTGAAAACTTGTAACTAACATTTAATCTTGGATCCACTTAGAAGGGAAATGCCCTCTCACTTTCAAGCATACAATTTCCAGGGcattgaaaaaaaaagaaatagccAGGCTGTGACCTAAGCAATGTCGTGACAATAAAAATTACCTTGGAAAAGTAGCCAACCATGTGACATCCTCGATCATCACATTCACACAGCacataaaaaagaaaaaggtcTACATCATAGTACAAGGTTTTGTGGTCGAGAAACAATTTAGCCAGGTAGCAAAGATTTTGCCCATAAACCTTGTTCTTTTTGCCATCAACCTGTTTCAATGCATCTCAAATTTCATAATATGATTCTCAGATATGTGAAGTAAAATGCTAAATTAAGCTCGAAATGTTAGCATATGTCTCAATGCCAGTAATATAAACAGTGGTGCAAAACCATAGAGGTATAAGCTATAGAACAGATGAGGCGATAATCAACACTAATGAAGTAAAATATTACCTCAAACATTGACAAAGTCCCATTTCGATAAATTTCATCACCTGGGGGATGCTTAAGATCACATTTCCTCTACAATTACAAGAGTAAAGTACTGGTAAACAATAAGTTTACATCAAATACTCATTTTAAATTAAACCAACAAAGTAAAAAGTATGAGCACAACTTGTATGCAAGTGGTACAGAAAATGTAACAAACAGAAAGTAAATCTTCTAACTAGATAGTTATCATTTGCAAATAAAATGTGTTGCCCGCTCAGGTATGTGACCCAATGTCAAAAGACCATTTAAATGAAAGGATGACAGGAGGCGGAAACAACGCTCACCATGTGTCTCTGAAGCTGTTCTTTCCGCTTCATGAAATTCAAGCAAAACTCACAAAAAAACAGCTTCCCACAGTCGTAATATTCTGGAGGAAAGGGGGAAAAGTACCAAGTCTCTATCTCATATCTTCCGAGTTCTATAGTTGCAATGTTTTTAACTTTTGTAAATTCCTCATGC comes from Henckelia pumila isolate YLH828 chromosome 4, ASM3356847v2, whole genome shotgun sequence and encodes:
- the LOC140864149 gene encoding histone acetyltransferase of the MYST family 1-like; the encoded protein is MVSIDNGAAPATANGHTAKGSAFAQATSARGTLPENEAFRKRKMANLPLEVGSRVNCRWRDGKHHPVKVIERRKLFSDGANDYEYYVHYTEFNRRLDEWVKLEQLDLNTVETDVDEKVEDKVTGLKMTRHQKRKIDETHVEGHEELDAASLREHEEFTKVKNIATIELGRYEIETWYFSPFPPEYYDCGKLFFCEFCLNFMKRKEQLQRHMRKCDLKHPPGDEIYRNGTLSMFEVDGKKNKVYGQNLCYLAKLFLDHKTLYYDVDLFLFYVLCECDDRGCHMVGYFSKEKHSEESYNLACILTLPPYQRKGYGKFLIAFSYELSKKEVKVGTPERPLSDLGLLSYRGYWTRILLDILKKHKGNISIKELSDMTAIKAEDILTTLQNLELIQYRKGQHVICADPKILDRHLKAAGRGGLEVDASKLIWTPYKEQA